GCCAGACGCGGGCTTCGTGCTCGAGCAGGGGCCGGAGCTGGCGTCCGGAGAAGTGACGGACGTCCAGGATCTCGAGTTCCGTCTTAACCGCCATGCTTGCCACGATGTGCCGCCCCTACCCTAGGTTACTGCATCGGGCTATCGGATCGGCCCGGCAGCGAGTTCCGCCGTGGATGCCGGCAGGGCCGACGCGGTTGCGTCGTTCGCGTACACCCGGTAGATCTCAAGCCCCTGTGACTCATACAGGAATAGAGGTTTGTAGATGCGCCCGGCAAGATAGCGATCCAGAGTTTCCGTGTCATTCGCACGGAGGACCAGCAGATGTTCACCCTGTGGAACTCCGTCGACCGGATAGTGGACAGTCGGACGGTTGCGGTAAAAGGCGAGACCGTAGTCCATGTCACGCTTCACATTTTGAAGCGCGACGACCTCGACACCGGGAGCCTGGCGGGCGATCTCGTTGGCGAGGGGGCGAGCCGAGTAGTTGAGATCAAGCTCCTTGCCGTAGAAGCCGAGAAGGAAGATGAGCGTCGCGACGACGGGGATCAGCGTCGCGTTGGTCATCTGCGTCGTTCCCCAGCGGCGGGTCATGAAGAGAACAACGGCGCCCATGGTGACGGCGGCGACGCCCGCGCAGACGAGCCATAGCGCCGAGGGAACGAGCGTCTCGTACTTCATATGCTGTGGGGCAAGGACGAGAACGAATACCAGGACAGCGCAGACGATGGCGTGGGACCAGAGAAGCGAATTGGTGAGGCCGCGGCGGCGGATGCGGTTGAGATAGTCGCCGGTAAGGATGGTGATGGGAGGGATGGATGGGAGGATGTAGCCGGGGAGTTTGGAGCCGGAGAAGGAGAAGAAGAGGATGGGAAAGAGAGCCCAGAGGACGAGGAACTCGGGAAAGGCGTCGCCGGCGCGGGAATGACCGAGATAGCGTTTGGGGTCTTTGCGGACGCGCCACTCGGCGAGGCAGACCTGGAGTGCGCTGAAGAGGGCCCGGATGGAGACGACGGTCCAGGGCATGAGGCCGAGGATGAGGACGGCCAGGTAGTACCAGAAGGGTTGATGGTGCTGGTACCGGTTGGTGGCGAAGCGCTCGAGGTTGTGTTCGAGAAAGAAGGATCGATAGAAAGTCGGGTTGCGCTTCTGGACGGCGATGTACCAGGGCAGGACCATGACGAGGTACAGGATGATGCCGGGAACCCAGATGGTTCGCCGGAGAGCCGACCACTCGCGGCGCAGGCCGAGGAAGAGGCTGATGATGGCGAGCGCGAGGAACGGGGCGACGGGTCCCTTGGCGAGGGTGGCCGCGGCTCCGAAGAAGTAAAGGTCGAAGAGCCAGAACTTCTTACCGGTCTCGTACCAGGCATACCAGCCGAGCATGCCGATGCAGAAGGGCGCGGCGAGCTGCATGTCCGTCGACGCGCCGCGGGCGAAGGCGATGATGGCAAGGGAGGACGCGGTGATCAGCGCCGCGTCGAGCTGCCCGCCCGGGCGGAAGCGCTTCATGTGCAGGTAGATCAGGAAGATGAGTGCAAAGGCACCGGAGGTGGAGGGCAGGCGGGCAGACCAGTCGGAGACGCCGAACTCCTTGAAGAAACCCATCGCGCGCCAGTAGTAGAGGGCAGGCTTTTCAAGCCAGGGCTGGCCATAGAGCACGGGCGTGACCGTTCCGCCAAGGATGCAGTGGTAAGCCGCCTCAATGTCGGCGGGGCGGAGGCTGCCGGGCCACATGCTGGTGTGAGCGGCAGCGCATGCCTCCTCGTGCGAGGCAAGCATCTCGCGCGCGATCTGCGCGTAGCGTGGCTCGTCGGCGCCGACGAGACCGAGGCGGTCGCCGCCCGTGAGCGGGGAGAGGCCGAAGCAGAGGAGAAACAGGCTGACGCCG
This genomic window from Granulicella sibirica contains:
- a CDS encoding glycosyltransferase family 39 protein, which produces MTTIQQPADSDARPSSGLSDRLRHVFQLPAPAVVWEFCILLGVSLFLLCFGLSPLTGGDRLGLVGADEPRYAQIAREMLASHEEACAAAHTSMWPGSLRPADIEAAYHCILGGTVTPVLYGQPWLEKPALYYWRAMGFFKEFGVSDWSARLPSTSGAFALIFLIYLHMKRFRPGGQLDAALITASSLAIIAFARGASTDMQLAAPFCIGMLGWYAWYETGKKFWLFDLYFFGAAATLAKGPVAPFLALAIISLFLGLRREWSALRRTIWVPGIILYLVMVLPWYIAVQKRNPTFYRSFFLEHNLERFATNRYQHHQPFWYYLAVLILGLMPWTVVSIRALFSALQVCLAEWRVRKDPKRYLGHSRAGDAFPEFLVLWALFPILFFSFSGSKLPGYILPSIPPITILTGDYLNRIRRRGLTNSLLWSHAIVCAVLVFVLVLAPQHMKYETLVPSALWLVCAGVAAVTMGAVVLFMTRRWGTTQMTNATLIPVVATLIFLLGFYGKELDLNYSARPLANEIARQAPGVEVVALQNVKRDMDYGLAFYRNRPTVHYPVDGVPQGEHLLVLRANDTETLDRYLAGRIYKPLFLYESQGLEIYRVYANDATASALPASTAELAAGPIR